In the genome of Candidatus Schekmanbacteria bacterium, one region contains:
- a CDS encoding ABC transporter ATP-binding protein, which produces METLIEFKDVSKIYRKYSRSLKETLSSFLKKKKDPSNVEKSFKALNNVSFNVKSGKALGIIGPNGAGKSTILKILAGITEASSGEVIIKGKIGALLELGAGFHPEFTGRENIYLNGSIMGMKR; this is translated from the coding sequence ATGGAAACCCTTATTGAATTTAAAGATGTATCAAAAATCTATCGCAAATATAGCAGGTCTTTAAAAGAGACATTATCTTCTTTCTTAAAAAAGAAAAAAGATCCTTCAAATGTGGAAAAATCGTTCAAAGCCTTAAATAATGTAAGCTTCAATGTCAAAAGCGGGAAAGCCCTTGGAATAATAGGACCTAACGGAGCAGGTAAAAGCACAATTTTAAAAATCCTGGCAGGCATAACTGAAGCATCCTCAGGAGAAGTTATAATTAAAGGAAAAATAGGAGCATTGTTGGAATTGGGTGCTGGGTTCCATCCAGAATTCACCGGAAGAGAAAACATATATTTAAACGGTTCAATAATGGGTATGAAGCG
- a CDS encoding ABC transporter permease: protein MFKKLINLFVYRELLYNLAMKDIKGRYKQTIIGAGWAIFQPFVMMIVFTIVFSIFAKIPSKKIPYPLFAFCGLSVWAFFSSSITKAVSSIIQNVNLVTKIYFPREILPFSSISAAFLDFIIAMFLCFLMTLFYGITLSPYIFLFPIILIIQLLLISGLSLFFSALNVFKRDINYLIPIFLQIWMFLSPVVYPVAIVPSQYKHLYMLNPAAGIIEGYRSCLLYGSMPSLKPLIWAGILSLFIFLLSYFFFKKVEMKFADII from the coding sequence ATGTTTAAAAAATTAATCAATTTGTTCGTTTATCGTGAATTGCTTTATAACCTTGCGATGAAAGATATCAAGGGGCGCTACAAACAGACCATCATAGGGGCAGGATGGGCGATTTTTCAGCCTTTTGTGATGATGATAGTCTTTACGATTGTTTTCTCTATTTTTGCAAAAATCCCATCAAAAAAAATACCCTACCCTCTTTTCGCATTCTGCGGACTTTCAGTATGGGCATTCTTTTCAAGCTCAATTACAAAAGCCGTTTCAAGTATAATTCAAAATGTCAATCTCGTTACTAAAATTTATTTTCCAAGGGAAATTCTCCCATTTTCTTCAATATCAGCAGCTTTTCTTGATTTTATCATTGCTATGTTCCTCTGCTTCTTGATGACACTCTTTTACGGAATCACTCTATCGCCTTATATTTTTCTTTTTCCCATTATCCTGATTATTCAGCTTCTTCTGATTTCAGGGCTTTCATTGTTCTTCTCTGCGTTGAATGTATTCAAAAGAGATATTAACTATCTCATCCCCATATTTTTGCAGATTTGGATGTTTCTCTCGCCAGTTGTTTATCCTGTTGCAATCGTTCCTTCTCAGTATAAACATTTATATATGCTCAATCCGGCAGCGGGGATAATAGAAGGATACAGGTCTTGTCTTCTCTATGGCTCAATGCCATCATTAAAACCTCTCATATGGGCGGGCATTCTTTCTTTGTTTATTTTTTTGCTTTCATACTTTTTCTTTAAGAAAGTTGAAATGAAATTTGCTGATATTATTTAA